One Microbacterium keratanolyticum DNA window includes the following coding sequences:
- a CDS encoding class I SAM-dependent methyltransferase: MTPESEANRADLGKDPDRVSRMFDQVAAGYDRTNSAMTVGNDALWRAATTRAVAPKRGERILDLGAGTASSSASFAASGAEVVAADFSPGMLAEGKRRHGHLPNLSFVQADATNLPFEDNEFDAVSMSYALRNVQDPKKALRELYRVTKPGGRLVINEFSTPPSALVRGFYRFYNSQVLPRVARVAGTNGGAYDYLNESIRDWPDQRRLAAWIREAGWSNVAYRNLSFGMVALHRATKPAKSSGS; this comes from the coding sequence GTGACCCCCGAAAGCGAAGCCAATCGCGCCGACCTCGGCAAGGACCCTGATCGCGTCAGCAGAATGTTCGACCAGGTGGCGGCGGGGTATGACCGCACGAACTCCGCGATGACGGTCGGCAACGACGCGCTCTGGCGTGCGGCCACCACCCGCGCGGTCGCGCCGAAGCGCGGGGAGCGCATCCTCGACCTGGGGGCGGGCACGGCATCGTCGTCGGCGTCCTTCGCGGCGAGTGGCGCCGAAGTGGTGGCCGCAGATTTCTCGCCGGGCATGCTCGCCGAGGGCAAGCGTCGCCACGGGCATCTGCCTAACCTCAGCTTCGTGCAGGCGGACGCCACGAATCTTCCCTTCGAAGACAACGAGTTCGACGCGGTCTCGATGTCGTACGCGCTGCGCAACGTGCAGGATCCGAAGAAGGCCCTCAGGGAGCTGTACCGCGTGACCAAGCCCGGGGGGCGTCTCGTGATCAACGAGTTCTCGACTCCGCCCAGCGCCCTCGTGCGCGGCTTCTACCGCTTCTACAACAGCCAGGTGCTGCCCCGCGTCGCCCGGGTCGCGGGCACCAACGGCGGCGCCTATGACTACCTGAACGAGTCGATCCGCGACTGGCCCGACCAGAGGCGCCTGGCCGCATGGATTCGCGAGGCCGGATGGTCGAACGTCGCGTACCGCAACCTCTCCTTCGGGATGGTCGCGCTGCACCGTGCGACGAAGCCCGCGAAGTCCAGCGGATCCTGA
- a CDS encoding polyprenyl synthetase family protein, protein MTSSHSASGSRLASRLGFSDRVFVGPSARRLAREVEAGLDVIESGLAEDLRVADSLADAAARYLFEAGGKRVRPVLTLLVAQLGDGNIAPVIDVAKAIEITHLGSLYHDDVMDGADRRRGVPSAHEVWGNNVAILTGDILFSRASQIMSRLGERAIRLQADTFERLVLGQMHETIGAQPDDDPIEFYIQVLADKTGSLIAAATQAGIIFSNAPSAFEEPLRVYGEKVGVAFQLLDDVIDLSADAENTGKVPGTDLRAGVPTMPYLLLKTDTDATSIDLAARIDAGVAEIADGADPAILDGPLAELRDHAATQRTLDLARTWTDDAISAIAPLPNGPVREALTRFAQTLADRSS, encoded by the coding sequence GTGACTTCGAGCCACTCCGCCTCGGGTTCGCGCCTCGCGAGCCGTCTTGGCTTCAGCGACCGCGTGTTCGTCGGCCCCTCCGCGCGCCGTCTGGCCCGCGAGGTCGAGGCCGGACTCGATGTCATCGAAAGTGGTCTGGCGGAAGATCTGCGCGTGGCCGATTCGTTGGCCGATGCCGCTGCTCGCTATCTGTTCGAGGCTGGCGGCAAGCGTGTGCGCCCGGTGCTCACACTTCTCGTCGCGCAGCTGGGTGACGGCAACATCGCGCCCGTCATCGACGTGGCCAAGGCGATCGAGATCACGCATCTCGGATCTCTGTACCACGACGACGTCATGGACGGCGCAGACCGCCGTCGCGGTGTGCCCTCGGCCCATGAGGTCTGGGGCAACAACGTCGCCATCCTCACGGGTGACATCCTCTTCTCCCGAGCGAGCCAGATCATGTCGCGTCTCGGAGAGCGCGCGATCCGGCTTCAGGCCGACACCTTCGAGCGTCTCGTGCTCGGACAGATGCACGAGACCATCGGCGCGCAGCCCGATGACGATCCGATCGAGTTCTACATTCAGGTGCTGGCCGACAAGACCGGCTCTCTCATCGCCGCCGCGACGCAGGCGGGGATCATCTTCTCGAACGCACCGTCCGCCTTCGAAGAGCCGCTGCGTGTGTACGGCGAGAAGGTCGGCGTCGCGTTCCAGCTGCTCGACGACGTGATCGACCTCTCGGCCGATGCCGAGAACACCGGCAAGGTCCCCGGCACCGACCTGCGCGCGGGCGTTCCGACGATGCCGTATCTGCTGTTGAAGACCGACACCGATGCGACGTCGATCGACCTGGCCGCACGGATCGACGCGGGCGTCGCTGAGATCGCCGACGGCGCAGACCCGGCGATCCTCGATGGGCCGCTCGCCGAGCTCCGAGACCACGCGGCGACGCAGCGCACCCTGGATCTGGCGCGCACGTGGACCGACGACGCGATCTCCGCGATCGCCCCCCTTCCCAACGGGCCGGTGCGCGAGGCGCTCACCCGGTTCGCACAGACTCTCGCTGATCGCAGCAGCTGA
- a CDS encoding FAD-dependent oxidoreductase, whose amino-acid sequence MTKLRLAIVGAGPAGIYAADILLKAERKFDVSIDLFEQLPAPYGLVRYGVAPDHPRIKGIITALRDVLDRGDIRIFGNVRFGEDITLEDLKNHYNAVIFATGAIRDTSLDIPGIDAVGSYGAADYVSWFDGHPDVPREWPLDAESVAVIGNGNVALDVARMLAKHAEDLLVTEVPQNVYEGLAASKVTDVHVFGRRGPAQVKFTPLELRELGELRDVDMVVYDEDFDYDEASRDAVASNKQVMVIDRVLQSWRKRDSVNNAGGTASRRLHLHFWARPVELRTDEEGRVAAIVYERTKPDGEGGAVGTGEMREIEIQALYRAVGYFGSPLPGVPFDKKHGVIPNREGQVIEAKSNQRVPGIYATGWIKRGPVGLIGHTKSDAMETVRHIINDQGSWWQPTDPSEEAIPALLAERGVQWTDLDGWHRLDQHEIALGEPHERARVKVVPRDEMVRISRGE is encoded by the coding sequence ATGACCAAGCTGAGACTCGCCATCGTCGGAGCAGGACCGGCCGGCATCTACGCCGCAGACATCCTGCTGAAGGCGGAACGCAAGTTCGACGTGTCGATCGACCTGTTCGAGCAGCTCCCTGCGCCCTACGGTCTGGTCCGCTACGGTGTCGCGCCTGATCACCCGCGGATCAAGGGCATCATCACGGCGCTGCGCGATGTGCTCGACCGCGGCGACATCCGCATCTTCGGCAACGTGCGCTTCGGCGAAGACATCACGCTCGAAGACCTGAAGAACCACTACAACGCGGTCATCTTCGCGACCGGCGCCATCCGTGACACGAGTCTCGACATCCCGGGAATCGACGCCGTCGGCTCCTACGGTGCGGCGGACTACGTGAGCTGGTTCGACGGCCACCCCGACGTGCCGCGCGAGTGGCCGCTGGATGCGGAATCGGTTGCCGTCATTGGCAACGGCAACGTCGCGCTCGACGTGGCTCGGATGCTCGCGAAGCACGCCGAAGACCTGCTGGTCACCGAGGTGCCGCAGAATGTCTACGAGGGCCTCGCCGCAAGCAAGGTCACCGACGTGCACGTCTTCGGTCGTCGCGGACCGGCGCAGGTGAAGTTCACCCCGCTTGAGCTGCGCGAGCTCGGTGAGCTGCGCGACGTCGACATGGTCGTCTACGACGAGGACTTCGACTACGACGAGGCCTCCCGCGATGCCGTCGCGAGCAACAAGCAGGTCATGGTCATCGACCGTGTGCTGCAGTCGTGGCGCAAGCGGGACTCGGTCAACAACGCCGGCGGCACCGCATCGCGTCGTCTCCACCTGCACTTCTGGGCGCGCCCGGTCGAGCTGCGCACCGACGAGGAAGGCCGCGTCGCCGCGATCGTCTACGAGCGCACGAAGCCGGATGGCGAAGGCGGTGCGGTGGGCACGGGCGAGATGCGCGAGATCGAGATCCAGGCGCTGTACCGCGCCGTCGGCTATTTCGGTTCGCCGCTGCCGGGTGTGCCCTTCGACAAGAAGCACGGTGTGATCCCGAACCGCGAGGGGCAGGTCATCGAGGCCAAGTCGAACCAGCGCGTGCCGGGGATCTACGCCACCGGTTGGATCAAGCGCGGACCGGTGGGTCTCATCGGCCACACGAAGTCCGACGCAATGGAGACGGTGCGCCACATCATCAACGACCAGGGCTCCTGGTGGCAGCCGACCGATCCTTCCGAAGAGGCGATCCCGGCGCTGCTCGCCGAGCGTGGCGTGCAGTGGACCGACCTCGACGGCTGGCACCGCCTCGACCAGCACGAGATCGCGCTGGGCGAGCCGCACGAGCGTGCGCGCGTGAAGGTCGTTCCGCGCGACGAGATGGTGCGGATCTCGCGCGGCGAGTGA
- a CDS encoding copper resistance CopC family protein, producing MSRIRTLLAGAALATAVVLGTALPAAAHDDLVGSTPTAGETLATPPTSVTLSYSADVLTIGALVSVVDASGTDWAAGEPVIEMTDVTTPLKDGMPAGAYEIRWRVVSSDGHPISGLVPFTVEASEAPEVVPSPTPEVTAAATSEPEPEASAGPVADDAQDSLWDSPVARTIVIAGAGAVVALALFFGISFFRRRRKAAGSTDEKQ from the coding sequence ATGTCTCGTATTCGTACCCTTCTGGCGGGGGCCGCATTGGCGACCGCTGTTGTTCTGGGCACAGCGCTGCCTGCTGCCGCCCATGATGATCTCGTCGGGAGCACCCCGACCGCGGGCGAGACGCTCGCGACCCCGCCCACATCGGTGACCCTGTCGTACAGCGCCGACGTGCTGACGATCGGGGCACTCGTCTCTGTCGTCGACGCGAGCGGCACGGACTGGGCCGCGGGAGAGCCCGTCATCGAGATGACCGACGTGACCACGCCGTTGAAGGACGGTATGCCCGCCGGGGCATATGAGATCCGCTGGCGCGTGGTCTCCAGCGACGGACACCCGATCTCGGGTCTGGTTCCGTTCACGGTCGAGGCATCCGAGGCCCCCGAGGTCGTGCCGTCGCCGACGCCGGAGGTCACCGCGGCAGCGACGTCGGAGCCAGAGCCGGAGGCATCCGCCGGTCCGGTCGCCGACGATGCTCAGGATTCCCTGTGGGACTCGCCGGTCGCCCGCACCATCGTGATCGCCGGTGCGGGTGCCGTCGTGGCCCTCGCGCTGTTCTTCGGCATCTCGTTCTTCCGTCGACGCCGCAAGGCCGCCGGTTCCACGGACGAGAAGCAGTGA
- a CDS encoding copper chaperone PCu(A)C: MNTTSRSIRLAALAAAVLALSACAPAAPAPESAQAEVTIAADSVTMADTWVKAVPEGMSAAFGVIENPSAVDVTIVSATSEVAHMVELHETVEDETGQHVMREKQGGFVIPAGERLTLEPGGNHLMLMGLTGPLVAGADVTLTLTFSDGSTLDITAPVKDYAGANENYEGGHGGSDEDAGHDHGGDH, from the coding sequence ATGAACACGACATCGCGCAGCATCCGCCTTGCCGCTCTCGCAGCCGCCGTCCTCGCCCTCAGCGCCTGCGCGCCGGCGGCACCCGCTCCCGAGTCCGCCCAGGCGGAGGTGACGATCGCCGCAGACTCCGTGACGATGGCGGACACCTGGGTCAAGGCCGTGCCCGAGGGTATGTCCGCGGCCTTCGGTGTCATCGAGAACCCGAGTGCCGTCGATGTGACGATCGTCTCGGCGACCAGTGAGGTCGCACATATGGTCGAACTGCACGAGACCGTGGAGGACGAGACCGGCCAGCACGTCATGCGCGAGAAGCAGGGCGGGTTCGTGATCCCCGCGGGCGAGCGTCTCACGCTCGAGCCCGGCGGAAACCACCTCATGCTCATGGGGCTCACCGGTCCACTCGTCGCGGGTGCGGATGTCACGCTCACGCTGACGTTCTCGGACGGATCGACGCTCGATATCACGGCGCCCGTGAAGGACTACGCCGGTGCGAACGAGAACTACGAGGGCGGGCACGGTGGCTCGGATGAGGACGCCGGTCATGATCACGGCGGCGATCACTGA
- a CDS encoding Dyp-type peroxidase, with amino-acid sequence MPDPDTASPRRASRRQFLLGGAVAGVGAVAAVGLDALVASARPAPAVAEPAASPLHGSETVPFHGIHQAGIATDAPAHALFVGLDLRPDADAAALRRLMRTLSDDAARLTQGRPALADTEPELAVAPAKLTVTFGFGPGFVARAQGEAPSWLRPLPAFGIDRLEPAWSDGDLLLQICAEDPLAAAHAARMLLKDARSFAQVRWWQDGFRRAHGTVAPGTTMRNLFGQVDGTSNPIPGSADFDRLVWVADGWMAGGTGMVVRRIRMDLDTWDELDRPGREQSVGRTLSTGAPLTGMREHDEPDFTAVNGLGFPVIPEFSHVRRSRSDDPRQRIFRRAYNYDVAPDGRGVSESGLVFATFQADIDAQYVPLQQRLDELDLLNQWTTPIGSAVFAIPPGCAEGGYVGETLLD; translated from the coding sequence ATGCCTGACCCAGACACTGCCAGCCCGCGGCGCGCCAGCCGACGGCAGTTTCTGCTGGGCGGTGCCGTCGCGGGCGTCGGTGCCGTCGCAGCGGTGGGGCTCGACGCGCTCGTCGCGTCGGCCCGCCCTGCGCCGGCGGTGGCGGAGCCGGCAGCATCCCCGCTGCACGGTTCCGAGACGGTGCCGTTTCACGGCATCCATCAGGCCGGAATCGCGACGGATGCTCCTGCGCACGCTCTGTTCGTCGGGCTCGACCTCCGCCCCGATGCCGACGCCGCCGCGTTGCGCCGACTCATGCGGACGCTGTCGGATGATGCGGCGCGCCTCACTCAGGGGCGGCCCGCGCTCGCCGATACCGAACCCGAGCTCGCGGTGGCGCCGGCGAAGCTGACGGTCACCTTCGGGTTCGGTCCCGGGTTCGTCGCCCGTGCACAGGGGGAGGCGCCTTCGTGGCTGCGTCCGCTGCCGGCGTTCGGCATCGACCGCCTGGAGCCCGCGTGGTCGGACGGCGATCTGCTGCTGCAGATCTGCGCCGAGGACCCGTTGGCTGCAGCGCATGCCGCGAGGATGCTGTTGAAGGATGCTCGCAGCTTCGCCCAGGTGCGGTGGTGGCAGGACGGCTTCCGCCGGGCGCACGGCACCGTCGCTCCGGGCACCACGATGCGCAACCTGTTCGGTCAGGTCGACGGCACGAGCAATCCGATCCCCGGCAGTGCGGACTTCGACCGGCTCGTGTGGGTGGCTGACGGATGGATGGCCGGAGGTACAGGGATGGTCGTGCGCCGCATCCGCATGGATCTGGACACCTGGGATGAGCTGGACCGCCCCGGACGCGAGCAGTCGGTCGGGCGCACACTCAGCACAGGAGCACCGCTGACGGGGATGCGCGAGCATGACGAACCCGATTTCACCGCGGTGAACGGGCTCGGGTTTCCGGTGATCCCGGAGTTCTCGCACGTTCGGCGTTCGCGCAGCGACGACCCGCGTCAGCGCATCTTCCGGAGGGCGTACAACTACGACGTCGCCCCGGACGGCAGGGGCGTCTCGGAGTCGGGTCTCGTCTTCGCGACGTTCCAGGCCGACATCGATGCGCAGTACGTGCCGTTGCAGCAGCGCCTCGACGAGCTCGATCTGCTCAACCAGTGGACGACGCCCATCGGCTCGGCCGTGTTCGCTATCCCCCCAGGGTGTGCGGAGGGCGGGTACGTCGGCGAGACTCTGCTCGACTGA
- a CDS encoding alpha/beta hydrolase: MADWMPDVLGDEFEQLTLPLGQDDEGEVVATLVRALPQRSFWKRLLEGPLPLADVDVLYVHGWSDYFFQKRLARFWTSRGAHFYALDLRKYGRSLREGQTHGFVTSLTTYDEDIAAALAAIGIEVPPSDGVETTGDARPARARRLVLLGHSTGGLTLSLWADRHRGVADALVLNSPWLELQVPRFARETIAPFVGLQARRRPLDRAPQIDLGFYTRAQAEAADPLDPVEPDRHWRPEVSWDVHAGWLHAILTGHATVDAGLAIDAPVCVLLSARSTLPTAWSDELTRTDSVLTVDNIARAALKLGSSVTIERIPGALHDIFLSRHDAREDAYRRLDRWVAGWNAVETREIKGRPR; this comes from the coding sequence ATGGCCGACTGGATGCCCGACGTTCTCGGAGACGAGTTCGAACAGCTGACGCTCCCGCTCGGGCAGGACGATGAGGGGGAGGTCGTCGCGACCCTCGTGCGCGCCCTGCCGCAGCGTTCGTTCTGGAAGCGTCTGCTCGAGGGGCCGCTCCCGCTCGCCGACGTCGATGTGCTCTACGTGCACGGGTGGTCCGACTACTTCTTCCAGAAGCGCCTCGCCCGTTTCTGGACGTCCCGAGGAGCCCATTTCTACGCCCTCGACCTGCGCAAGTACGGCCGCAGCCTGCGTGAGGGGCAGACGCACGGCTTCGTGACGAGCCTCACCACGTATGACGAGGACATCGCCGCGGCCCTGGCTGCGATCGGAATCGAGGTGCCGCCGAGCGACGGCGTCGAGACGACGGGGGATGCGCGTCCCGCGCGTGCGCGGCGGCTGGTGCTCCTCGGTCATTCCACGGGTGGGCTCACGCTCAGCCTCTGGGCCGACCGGCATCGCGGCGTCGCGGACGCGCTGGTGCTGAACAGCCCCTGGCTGGAGCTGCAGGTGCCCCGGTTCGCCCGCGAGACGATCGCGCCGTTCGTGGGTCTGCAGGCGCGCCGGCGTCCACTCGACAGAGCGCCGCAGATCGATCTGGGCTTCTACACCCGCGCGCAGGCGGAAGCCGCGGATCCGCTCGATCCCGTCGAGCCGGACCGGCACTGGCGTCCGGAGGTCAGCTGGGATGTGCACGCCGGGTGGCTCCATGCGATCCTCACCGGACACGCGACGGTCGATGCGGGTCTCGCGATCGACGCCCCCGTGTGCGTGCTGCTGTCTGCGCGATCCACGCTGCCGACCGCCTGGTCGGACGAGCTCACGCGAACAGACAGCGTGCTCACGGTCGACAACATCGCGCGCGCAGCCCTCAAGCTGGGATCGTCGGTGACGATCGAGCGCATTCCCGGCGCCCTGCACGACATCTTCCTCTCGCGCCATGACGCACGGGAGGACGCCTACCGGCGCCTGGATCGGTGGGTCGCCGGATGGAACGCGGTCGAGACCAGGGAGATCAAAGGTCGCCCTCGCTAG
- a CDS encoding YajQ family cyclic di-GMP-binding protein, which translates to MADSSFDIVSKVDHQEAENALNQAHKEVEQRYDFKGTGASIKWSGEQILIIANTEERAKAVLDVFQSKLIKRGISLKSLDAGEPFASGKEFRIVCSLKDGISSENAKKVNKIIRDEGPKGVKSQIQGDELRVQSKSRDDLQAVIALLKGSDLDVDLQFVNYR; encoded by the coding sequence ATGGCTGACTCATCTTTCGACATCGTCTCCAAGGTCGATCACCAGGAAGCGGAAAACGCCCTGAACCAGGCGCACAAGGAGGTCGAGCAGCGCTACGACTTCAAGGGCACGGGCGCATCGATCAAGTGGAGTGGTGAGCAGATCCTCATCATCGCGAACACGGAAGAGCGCGCGAAGGCGGTGCTCGACGTGTTCCAGTCGAAGCTCATCAAACGGGGCATCTCACTCAAGAGCCTCGACGCCGGCGAGCCCTTCGCCAGTGGCAAGGAGTTCCGCATCGTCTGCTCCCTGAAGGACGGCATCTCCTCGGAGAACGCGAAGAAGGTCAACAAGATCATTCGCGACGAAGGGCCCAAGGGCGTCAAGAGCCAGATTCAGGGGGATGAGCTGCGGGTGCAGTCGAAGAGCCGTGACGACCTGCAGGCGGTGATCGCGCTGCTCAAGGGCAGCGACCTCGACGTCGATCTGCAATTCGTGAACTACCGCTGA
- a CDS encoding GntR family transcriptional regulator — protein sequence MDIAEGTPGGKKLLADEVFDRLAHSIIDGTLQAGERIRDAELAASFNMSRMPIREALQRLERIGMVVMYPSRFTQVTEVTPEVSDASLEFAGYLSGSVAHMSVPKLTSTEREHAASLVDAMISSIGNAKETSNARWAMFDYLGARTGNPLVRSVQLEYGIAMFRNLSEWHLTDEQCARMREVTEEFRAALLAGDAAAAERTARAMHLVD from the coding sequence ATGGATATCGCCGAAGGAACGCCGGGCGGCAAGAAGCTCCTGGCCGACGAGGTCTTCGACCGACTCGCGCATTCGATCATCGACGGAACGCTGCAGGCGGGTGAGCGCATCCGCGATGCCGAACTCGCAGCGAGTTTCAACATGTCGCGCATGCCTATTCGTGAGGCGCTTCAGCGCCTGGAGCGCATCGGCATGGTGGTGATGTACCCGAGCCGTTTCACGCAGGTGACCGAGGTCACGCCGGAGGTGTCGGATGCTTCGCTGGAGTTCGCCGGCTACCTCTCTGGTTCGGTCGCGCACATGAGCGTGCCGAAGCTGACGAGCACGGAGCGCGAACATGCAGCGAGTCTCGTCGACGCCATGATCTCGAGCATCGGGAATGCGAAGGAGACGTCGAACGCGCGATGGGCCATGTTCGACTATCTGGGGGCCCGCACGGGCAATCCACTTGTGCGCTCGGTGCAGCTGGAGTACGGCATCGCCATGTTCCGAAACCTCAGCGAGTGGCATCTGACCGATGAGCAGTGCGCACGAATGCGCGAGGTCACCGAGGAGTTCCGTGCGGCGCTGCTCGCAGGCGACGCCGCGGCAGCGGAGCGGACGGCACGCGCCATGCATCTCGTCGATTGA
- a CDS encoding glycoside hydrolase family 2 protein, translated as MHSTSLDSDSGTTWTLHPVRLAEGAPVLPDTIGATVPGVVHTDLLDAALIVDPYLGMNEQVDAWIGHSEWAYRARIAAPADDAAAEHIELVFDGLDTIATVSLDGVELGRTRNQHRTYRFDVTDALRAAGVAGAELEVRFDDVWAHAEALRDELGDRPNDYPTPGNFVRKMAANFGWDWGPQLVTAGIWRTVRLESWSGARLMSVVPQVTVDDEGAGLVQVTAVVNATTPAVRTVRIAVGDLFAEVPVETSGTTTATLRVPEIERWWPRGMGAQRRYDLDVTLREAADVLDVRSRKIGFRTVALDTTPDAHGTPFTFLINGTPVFIRGANWIPEDCFPSRVTRERYRARLTDAVDANLNMIRVWGGGIYESFDFYDLCDELGLLSWQDFLFACATYPEEQPLAGEIEAEARDNVARLAGHPSLVIWNGNNENIWAWHDWGWQAKLEAAPGGKSWGLGYYTDLLPEIVAEIDPSVPYWEGSPYSGVADIHPNDPAHGNMHIWDTWNRVDYRHYADYRPRFASEFGFQGPATWSTIQHAIADEPQHPDSPAMLLHQKAGDGNAKIIRGMLPHLPTPARTADGHYDLEQWHYLAQLNQARAVAFGTGYWRTLRPLCMGTIMWQLNDCWPVTSWSMVDGYGRRKPLWHAVRRVNAERFALIRRGETGLVLHLVNDGVTSWRAAGVVQTQDFGGGVHAEQEIDVIVAPLSSLRVDLSRGVSTVRDTGHQVVVARLDGLLDDRPVVFLYAEDLDLALQDAPVDVQVGTWVDGVQPVTLTAQTFTRGASLFPDRLDAAAWVSDVDLDLFAGEPVTVQVHADTPLDAAALASTLRTLNTLVRAAR; from the coding sequence ATGCACTCCACTTCGCTCGACTCTGATTCCGGCACGACGTGGACGCTCCACCCCGTGCGTCTTGCGGAGGGCGCGCCGGTCCTTCCGGACACGATCGGCGCAACGGTGCCCGGGGTCGTGCACACCGATCTGCTCGACGCCGCGCTCATCGTCGACCCATATCTGGGCATGAACGAGCAGGTCGATGCCTGGATCGGCCATTCCGAGTGGGCGTACCGCGCCCGGATCGCGGCTCCGGCGGATGACGCCGCCGCCGAGCACATCGAACTCGTCTTCGACGGTCTCGACACGATCGCGACCGTGAGCCTGGACGGCGTGGAACTCGGGCGCACGCGCAATCAGCACCGCACGTACCGCTTCGACGTCACGGACGCCCTGCGTGCGGCCGGCGTCGCAGGGGCCGAGCTGGAGGTGCGCTTCGATGACGTGTGGGCGCACGCCGAAGCTCTGCGCGACGAACTGGGCGATCGTCCCAACGACTACCCGACTCCGGGCAACTTCGTGCGCAAGATGGCGGCCAACTTCGGATGGGACTGGGGACCGCAGCTCGTCACCGCCGGCATCTGGCGCACCGTGCGGCTGGAGAGCTGGAGCGGTGCGCGGCTGATGAGCGTTGTGCCGCAGGTCACGGTCGACGACGAAGGCGCGGGCCTCGTGCAGGTCACCGCGGTCGTGAATGCCACGACCCCTGCTGTGCGCACCGTCCGCATCGCCGTCGGCGACCTGTTCGCAGAAGTTCCGGTGGAGACATCCGGAACCACCACGGCCACGCTCCGCGTGCCGGAGATCGAGCGCTGGTGGCCCCGCGGAATGGGCGCGCAGAGACGCTACGACCTCGATGTCACGTTGCGTGAGGCCGCAGACGTGCTCGACGTCCGCAGTCGCAAGATCGGCTTCCGCACCGTCGCGCTCGATACGACACCGGATGCCCACGGCACGCCGTTCACCTTCCTCATCAACGGCACGCCGGTGTTCATCCGCGGGGCGAACTGGATCCCCGAGGACTGCTTCCCCTCGCGGGTGACCCGTGAGCGCTACCGCGCGCGCCTGACCGACGCCGTCGATGCCAACCTCAACATGATCCGCGTGTGGGGCGGTGGGATCTACGAGTCGTTCGACTTCTACGATCTCTGCGATGAGCTGGGCCTGTTGTCCTGGCAGGATTTCCTCTTCGCATGCGCGACCTATCCCGAGGAGCAGCCCCTCGCCGGTGAGATCGAGGCGGAGGCTCGCGACAACGTGGCGCGTCTCGCCGGTCACCCGAGTCTGGTGATCTGGAACGGCAACAACGAGAACATCTGGGCCTGGCATGACTGGGGTTGGCAGGCGAAGCTCGAGGCAGCCCCCGGCGGCAAGAGCTGGGGTCTCGGGTACTACACCGACCTCCTGCCCGAAATCGTCGCCGAGATCGATCCCTCCGTGCCGTACTGGGAGGGCAGCCCCTACTCGGGTGTCGCCGACATCCATCCGAACGATCCGGCGCACGGCAACATGCACATCTGGGACACCTGGAATCGCGTGGACTACCGGCACTACGCCGACTACCGCCCGCGGTTCGCCTCGGAGTTCGGGTTCCAGGGACCGGCGACCTGGTCGACGATTCAGCATGCGATCGCGGACGAGCCGCAGCATCCGGACTCCCCGGCGATGCTGCTGCACCAGAAAGCGGGCGACGGCAACGCCAAGATCATCCGCGGGATGCTGCCGCACCTGCCGACTCCCGCGCGCACGGCCGACGGTCACTATGACCTGGAGCAGTGGCACTATCTGGCTCAGCTCAACCAGGCGCGGGCCGTGGCCTTCGGCACGGGGTACTGGCGGACGCTGCGCCCGCTGTGCATGGGGACCATCATGTGGCAGCTCAACGACTGCTGGCCGGTGACGTCCTGGTCGATGGTCGACGGCTACGGTCGACGCAAGCCGCTGTGGCACGCGGTGCGTCGCGTCAACGCCGAGCGCTTCGCGCTCATCCGCCGCGGGGAGACCGGGCTCGTGCTGCACCTCGTGAACGACGGTGTGACTTCCTGGCGGGCCGCAGGAGTCGTGCAGACCCAGGACTTCGGCGGGGGAGTGCACGCGGAACAGGAGATCGACGTCATCGTCGCACCGCTCTCGTCGTTGCGCGTCGACCTCTCCCGCGGGGTGTCGACCGTCCGCGACACCGGACATCAGGTCGTCGTCGCCCGTCTCGACGGGCTGCTCGACGACCGCCCCGTCGTGTTCCTGTACGCGGAAGACCTCGACCTCGCACTGCAGGACGCGCCCGTCGACGTCCAAGTGGGCACCTGGGTCGACGGCGTGCAGCCGGTCACTCTCACGGCGCAGACGTTCACCCGTGGCGCTTCGCTGTTCCCGGATCGCCTCGACGCAGCCGCCTGGGTCTCCGACGTCGACCTCGATCTCTTCGCCGGGGAACCGGTCACCGTGCAGGTGCACGCGGATACCCCGCTCGATGCGGCGGCACTCGCCTCGACGCTGCGCACCCTCAACACTCTGGTGCGGGCCGCGCGCTGA